In Aedes albopictus strain Foshan unplaced genomic scaffold, AalbF5 HiC_scaffold_411, whole genome shotgun sequence, one DNA window encodes the following:
- the LOC134284649 gene encoding uncharacterized protein LOC134284649, with the protein MVSQFCSDPGQRHWEAVKRILRYLRGITEARLEYSANGTSQLTGNTDADWGGDVDTRKSTTGYIFMKMGGAVSWSVKRQATVALSSCEAKFMALSATVQEALWWQQLLEQIDGKQVVPVLCDNQSAICIFGNNGFRPRTKHASIRYHFVKDSIENGDIKLGYISTREHPADGFTKPLARLKHVEFRKMIGIVG; encoded by the coding sequence ATGGTGAGTCAATTTTGCAGCGATCCAGGACAGCGGCACTGGGAGGCCGTAAAACGAATTCTGCGGTATCTTCGTGGAATCACTGAAGCACGATTGGAATATTCGGCGAATGGCACCTCGCAACTGACCGGCAATACCGATGCGGATTGGGGAGGAGACGTGGATACGCGGAAATCAACTACGGGCTACATTTTCATGAAGATGGGAGGAGCTGTTTCCTGGAGCGTAAAACGACAAGCAACCGTGGCGTTGTCGTCCTGTGAGGCGAAGTTTATGGCATTGTCGGCAACGGTTCAAGAGGCTCTCTGGTGGCAACAGCTACTGGAACAAATAGATGGTAAGCAGGTGGTACCGGTATTGTGTGACAACCAATCCGCAATCTGTATCTTCGGAAATAATGGATTCAGACCCCGGACCAAGCATGCATCCATCCGTTATCATTTCGTCAAGGACTCTATTGAAAATGGCGACATCAAACTTGGCTATATCTCTACACGAGAACACCCAGCGGATGGATTCACAAAGCCGTTGGCGAGACTGAAGCATGTGGAGTTCCGGAAGATGATAGGTATCGTAggttaa